The following proteins come from a genomic window of Trifolium pratense cultivar HEN17-A07 linkage group LG4, ARS_RC_1.1, whole genome shotgun sequence:
- the LOC123921008 gene encoding EPIDERMAL PATTERNING FACTOR-like protein 2: MRFDHHVICISLFFLVISSWIMQGFVIEGRKTHKQIGFHKIVNEEKMFLRAKIGSRPPKCERRCRTCGHCEAIQVPTNPQVKNRKISSSKFSSSAYSRGNYNTNYKPMSWKCKCGNLLFNP, translated from the exons ATGAGGTTTGATCATCATGTTATTTgcatttctcttttctttttggtaATTTCAAGCTGGATCATGCAAGGGTTTGTTATTGAAGGTAGAAAAACTCATAAACAAATTGGTTTTCAcaag ataGTAAATGAGGAGAAGATGTTTCTAAGGGCAAAAATAGGGTCAAGGCCTCCAAAATGTGAAAGAAGGTGTAGGACATGTGGACACTGTGAGGCTATTCAGGTGCCTACAAATCCTCAAGTGAAGAATAGAAAGATAAGCTCTTCAAAGTTCTCTTCAAGTGCTTATTCAAGAGGAAATTACAATACCAATTACAAGCCCATGAGTTGGAAATGCAAATGTGGAAACCTCCTTTTTAACCCTTGA
- the LOC123921007 gene encoding dentin sialophosphoprotein, producing the protein MFRLSPRRSQRSKGFKVKHALQIFVLVGVCIWLVYQIGHSRQKKVAYGETTKSGNDVIKLGRKNLNPLVEDTTVIDARHKEDDDEADEQDNKHEDQTKLDDVSGVEDNSEHKEDSVDQESEESSQNAKTDIEGEQHVEKLDEENDSIDNKDSESVAKENEEIKKELEDTETGETSDEKSQLENEENKDEEKSQQENEENKDEEKSQVENEENKEEEKSQVENEENKEEEKSQVENEENKDEEKSQQENEENEKSQQENVENKNEGEEKETGEVKEEKSQQENEKTSETDTNDKEKEENNQNGTDAKDQVEENHEQDSKEGTEESNGTGGGEKEEQSKIQEETSSENQVQDGEKNNEAREENYAGDNASSAVVDHKSQDISQESSNKTEEQFDKKGKTESELESQKNSDETTEATDSTVTENKQGNENDQAQTENDSQKISVSESGEQKQEQEQEQNNTAKDDVQTTDKQNETSEDANSKEEDSSTQNTTPKTEDSKSDTAGDQTDSTTTSSSETQDTNTNNGEYKDTTNENAEKNTSQEGTQGSGSSSNTSDNKDATSNEVQLTTSDTSTEQKKDESSSAESNSESSQNDNANSVQSNTNSDESANDNKDSSQVSSSEQSGEANSNSENNSDANQNDSNNNQNANDNGNASHDANENQNENTAQSKTSETEGDAQNESVESKKENEESTHSDGDSNSNSNDQGSSDPSITHDDKETQDDKESRVDLGTLPESNGESNKKDVSSAE; encoded by the coding sequence ATGTTTAGGTTATCTCCCAGGAGGAGTCAAAGATCCAAAGGCTTCAAGGTGAAGCATGCTCTACAAATATTTGTTCTGGTTGGTGTTTGTATTTGGTTGGTTTACCAAATTGGACACTCTCGCCAGAAAAAAGTGGCTTATGGAGAAACCACGAAATCTGGAAATGATGTTATTAAGTTAGGGAGGAAGAACCTGAATCCTCTTGTGGAGGATACTACTGTTATAGATGCAAGACACAAGGAAGACGACGATGAAGCAGATGAACAAGACAACAAGCATGAAGATCAAACAAAATTGGACGATGTTAGTGGTGTGGAAGATAATTCTGAGCATAAAGAGGATTCGGTGGATCAAGAGAGTGAAGAGAGTTCTCAAAATGCTAAGACTGACATTGAAGGTGAACAGCATGTAGAGAAACTTGATGAAGAGAATGACAGTATAGATAACAAGGACAGTGAAAGTGTAGCGAAAGAGAATGAGGAAATCAAAAAGGAATTGGAGGACACAGAAACTGGAGAAACTAGTGATGAAAAGAGTCAGTTAGAGAATGAAGAGAACAAAGATGAAGAAAAGAGTCAGCAAGAGAATGAAGAGAACAAAGATGAAGAGAAGAGTCAGGTAGAGAATGAAGAGAACAAAGAGGAAGAGAAGAGTCAGGTAGAGAATGAAGAGAACAAAGAGGAAGAGAAGAGCCAGGTAGAGAATGAAGAGAACAAAGATGAAGAGAAGAGTCAGCAAGAGAATGAAGAGAACGAAAAGAGTCAGCAAGAAAATGTAGAGAACAAAAATGAAGGGGAGGAGAAAGAAACTGGAGAAGTTAAAGAGGAAAAGAGTCAGCAAGAGAATGAAAAGACAAGTGAAACAGACACTAATGATAAGGAGAAGGAAGAAAACAACCAGAATGGGACTGACGCGAAAGATCAAGTGGAGGAAAATCATGAGCAAGATAGTAAAGAAGGGACAGAGGAGAGCAATGGAACAGGAGGGGGAGAGAAAGAAGAGCAAAGTAAGATTCAGGAAGAGACTTCATCTGAAAATCAGGTTCAGGACGGTGAAAAGAACAACGAGGCTAGGGAGGAAAATTATGCCGGAGATAATGCCTCCAGTGCTGTAGTAGATCATAAATCGCAAGACATCTCACAAGAAAGTTCTAACAAGACAGAAGAACAATTTGACAAGAAGGGAAAAACTGAGTCTGAGTTGGAGTCTCAGAAAAATAGTGATGAAACTACTGAAGCCACTGATTCTACTGTTACAGAAAACAAGCAAGGAAATGAGAATGATCAGGCACAGACAGAGAATGATTCACAGAAGATTTCTGTGTCAGAGTCAGGTGAGCAGAAGCAAGAGCAAGAGCAAGAGCAGAATAACACCGCCAAGGATGATGTACAAACAACTGACAAACAGAATGAAACATCGGAAGATGCAAACTCTAAGGAAGAGGACTCCAGCACGCAAAATACAACGCCAAAAACCGAAGATTCTAAATCAGACACTGCTGGCGATCAGACAGATTCCACTACCACATCTTCCTCAGAAACTCAAGACACCAATACAAATAATGGTGAATACAAGGACACCACCAATGAAAACGCGGAAAAGAATACTAGTCAAGAAGGAACTCAAGGGAGTGGTTCATCATCCAACACATCTGACAACAAAGATGCTACTAGCAATGAGGTTCAACTCACTACCTCTGATACTTCAACAGAACAAAAGAAAGATGAATCCTCGAGTGCAGAAAGTAATTCCGAATCTTCACAGAATGACAATGCAAACTCGGTTCAAAGCAACACAAACAGTGATGAAAGTGCTAATGACAACAAAGATTCTAGCCAGGTCAGTTCATCTGAGCAAAGTGGAGAGGCAAACTCAAACTCAGAAAACAACAGTGATGCTAACCAGAATGACTCGAACAACAATCAAAATGCTAATGACAATGGAAATGCTTCACATGATGCCAATGAGAATCAGAATGAGAACACTGCTCAGAGCAAAACAAGTGAAACTGAAGGTGATGCTCAAAATGAATCAGTGGAGTCAAAAAAGGAGAATGAGGAATCTACTCATAGCGATGGAGATAGCAATTCTAACTCGAATGATCAAGGAAGTTCCGATCCTTCAATCACACATGACGATAAAGAAACTCAGGATGATAAAGAATCCCGCGTAGATTTGGGAACTTTGCCAGAAAGCAATGGAGAAAGCAATAAAAAAGATGTTTCTTCTGCGGAATga
- the LOC123921006 gene encoding cytochrome c oxidase subunit 6a, mitochondrial — MASTLARSGFLRNVLRRGGSGVSSTPKRNFSASAGHHDDAYETKKWEKITYLGIASCTLLAAFILSKGHHHYDEPPAYPYLHIRNKEFPWGPDGLFEVKEEHH, encoded by the exons ATGGCGTCGACGCTAGCACGATCTGGTTTTCTTCGCAACGTCCTACGACGGGGAGGCTCCGGTGTCTCTTCCACTCCCAAACGAAACTTTTCTGCTTCCGCTGGTCATCACGATGACGCAT ATGAAACAAAAAAATGGGAGAAGATTACATATTTAGGCATTGCTTCATGCACTCTTTTAGCGGCTTTTATTCTATCTAAAGGCCACCACCACTATGACGAACCTCCT GCATACCCATATTTGCATATCCGCAATAAGGAGTTCCCATGGG GCCCTGATGGACTATTTGAAGTGAAGGAGGAGCACCACTAG
- the LOC123921009 gene encoding probable xyloglucan endotransglucosylase/hydrolase protein 6, with protein sequence MVKKNNGVFFIMLILVSCVCVWARPATFGQDFHVTWSDSHIKQIDQGRTIQLTLDRGSGCGFASKVKYLFGRVSMKIKLVPGDSAGTVTAFYMNSDTDSVRDELDFEFLGNRTGQPYTVQTNIYAHGKGDREQRVNLWFDPSADFHTYSILWNHHHIVFYVDEVPIRVYKNNEAKGIPYPKMQAMGVFSTLWEADNWATRGGLEKINWNKAPFYAYYKDFDIEGCAIPGPVTCASNPTNWWEGVTYQALNAIEARRYRWVRMNHMIYDYCQDKPRYPMTPPECLSGI encoded by the exons atggttaaaaaaaacaatggtgtattttttataatgttgaTTCTTGTAtcttgtgtttgtgtttgggCACGACCAGCAACTTTTGGGCAAGATTTTCATGTCACCTGGTCTGACTCTCATATCAAACAAATCGATCAAGGCAGAACAATCCAACTCACCCTTGATCGAGGCTCTG GTTGTGGATTTGCTTCAAAAGTGAAGTACCTGTTTGGTCGTGTTAGCATGAAGATCAAACTTGTACCTGGAGATTCTGCTGGTACTGTAACTGCATTTTAT ATGAACTCTGACACTGACTCTGTTCGTGATGAGTTGGATTTTGAATTCTTGGGAAACCGTACTGGACAACCTTATACAGTTCAAACAAACATTTATGCTCATGGAAAGGGTGATAGAGAACAAAGGGTTAATCTTTGGTTTGATCCTTCTGCTGATTTTCACACTTATTCAATTCTTTGGAATCATCACCATATTGT CTTCTATGTTGATGAAGTTCCCATAAGAGTATACAAGAACAATGAAGCAAAGGGAATCCCATACCCAAAAATGCAAGCCATGGGAGTATTTTCAACATTATGGGAAGCTGATAATTGGGCAACAAGAGGTGGATTAGAGAAAATCAATTGGAACAAAGCACCATTCTATGCTTATTACAAGGATTTTGACATTGAAGGATGTGCAATTCCAGGACCAGTTACATGTGCCTCTAACCCAACAAATTGGTGGGAAGGGGTTACATATCAAGCTCTTAATGCAATTGAAGCTAGAAGGTATAGGTGGGTTCGTATGAACCATATGATATATGATTATTGTCAAGATAAACCAAGGTACCCTATGACCCCACCAGAGTGTCTTTCAGGCATTTAA